GTTTTATCTTACTCATGCATGAGGAATACAATTCATGCTTTGGCGTGCAGTCTTTCTCATCTATAGCATACTAATAATTGTTCATAATTATGTAATATACTTGATAAAAATTTAAGATCGGATTGGGAAAGAAAATCGGTGGAGTAATAGCTATGGCAAAGTATATGGTTTGTCAAACATAGTGGTTAAGtatttgattttcaaattcgcAGTACTCTCATTTCCTCTTTTAACGGTTCCTCAAAAGTAAAGCCACCAAATTTCacttatgaatatttattatttatcgcCGGTATCGGAGAactgattaaaaaaatgcatatattaCCTTAGAATTTAGTTGAGAGTAACTAAAtatggtttttcttttttggtttgtTTAGTAAAGGAGCTTGTATGtgattttgaattaaaaaagaaaaaaaaagaaaaagaaaaagaaaagaagagtaCAGGAGCTTGACAAAAGCCCTACCAACAATAATCGAGCCTAAATTCACTTATTGACTGCTAATATGCTTATTGTGGCacattatataatattgtaCTGATAACAATAGCAACTCAATAAACCAATCAATATGTTAATAACTCCGATTAGCGTCTACCACTAGtttatttttgtaagaaatttgttttttcttgtctctctgttttttcaaaatgaaaatatttattgtgcactaaaagaaagaggaaatccaaaaaaaatattattacagAATTTCTAAGTATCGTAGATTCGTaataaacaaagaaaatataatacaaGATTTCTTCTTACCTCTATTAGGAACTTTAAAGTCAAAACATTGGGATATTTCTTCAATTCTAGCCCAGTAGGAAGATATTCTCCTTCCATTGTGTTGATTATATTTAATGGTATTAGTAAGTAAGGTCAATAATGATTTCTGAACTAGTTTGCAAGTAAGTTGGCAAGCGTAAAATGAAAGCACGCATAGTTTTTTAGGAAAAGAAgtggtgtgtgtgtgtgtacgtaaaatatatgaaagtaCTTACTTTATCCACGACAACCTTATGACTTGCCAAAGAGTTTCTTACCATTCATAACAAGCGGAATCTGTTAAATGGAACATGTTCATTATTCTTCCACCAAATTTCCTTCCTAAGATAGATATATGGCAActgttataaattattaaatggtAAATTATGCATCTAGCTTGACAATCCTAGCTCTCCACGTTTGAATAATAGCAAATTAGGAGGAAAAAGTCATTCAACATGTGAATTTTTGTTCTGTTAgtacaattttcaaaaaagttttGAATCACTTGAGCGTAATCTGTCAATATTCAAAATATAACTTAGGGACAACTAAGGTTGTCAGAGCTCTCAAAATCCATTTTTTATGCTTTTTTTCGTTGGATATGTTTTATGCTCTATTATCTATTTACTCAGTATGTAAGAGCTTATATACAAAATACATAACCTAACTATTTCATATGAGATAAAAAGTATGAACTCATTGATGAGGATAAAACCTAGTATCGCTAAACTATCAAAAGTACTTATGATGGtgcattatataattaatacttCGACGCCAACTCAACGATGAATTACTGGCTTAATAAGCCAATCTGGAAATAAAAAGAGTACTTTTATGAGTTTcatcaatttattttattttaataagatgTTAATACTAATCTTAGAAACTTTACTGTATGAAGCATCTTCTAAAATGATTATATAGCAAAACAATGATTCTTTAAGTGGCGAGAATACAATATactcatataaaaaaaagggaaaataattGGCTGGAAGGGAAAAATACAATGTTTTTCGAAATatgatttataaaattaaagggATGCACGAATGTTTTTATTCGAAGTTTAATTTTCTGAGCAGATTATGAGAGAATTAATCACAAGTTGAGAGTTTGCAAAAGATGACGTCCATAAGCATGTACTATAAAAGAATAGTGCATTGAATACATTATTTTCACATAAATTGCACGTGATTATTAAAGTAGtttaataaataagaattcAATTCAATGCGTTCCCCGTATTGACCCTTCTACAATTTTCCCTAATCTCCCCTTCCCGCCCCCTTAAGACCCCCACGCTCCCCAATTTGATCATGGCCTTGGCAAACTTCCTCCGAAACACATGCGGCCTGTTCACATAGTCAGCTGCGATCTTCCTTGTTAGATCAGTGAATCCAAGCTCCTGGTCGAGCTGAAGGATGGCTTGCTCCTCAATGACTCCCTTGAAGAAGGAGCTGTCCAACCTGAAGGGCGTGCCTGAAGACGGGGTCATGAAGACCGTTGGGTCGGTGCTAAAATTGAAGGCCACTGGTCCTGGAGGTGGGCATTTTTTCCTTAGGGTCTGAAGGAAGGACGGGTCGATGTTCGGGTCAGGTTGGCCTGTGCCCTTGAAGTTGTACAGCCTTTCCACGAAGAACCCGCAATGGCAGAATCCTAGTGCATGTGCCCCTGGTAACAAAATATAgtagagaaaaagaaataaatcatCACATATCTGAATCAGTAGtttgtattttcatttttttctgtCAAGAACACcctgaaaatattaatatgatGCTACATTTCTCTTCGTTTCCAACATTAGGTGGACCACGAATTATGATATAGTTAGTAAACTGTATTATATACTTGCTAACTTTACTTTTTTACTAGAGACAAGCGATGTTTCAACATAAACTTCTTTTAGTCAGTGCCACGTGGTATATCCATTATTTCAATAGCTTCTCCTTTTAAAGTTGTACCAAAGATTGAAAAGTATATGGCTTTTAAGGTATtgctttgttttatttatggAATAGTATCTTCAAGTCACTCTTTACAATTACCTATGAATAAAACAACACTTaatgagaaataaataaataaattatgccaatatataacaaaagtaagcttttaaaaaaattgcgtAGTTTATTTCATATTCATTTATACAACGTTCGCATGATTATATCCTTGATATACGAGTGAATGAATTCAGTCTTAATATTTGGCaagtaataattaatgaattaCCTAGTAAAGTAGTGAGCTCCTGCAAGGTCATGTTAATCGACTGAAAGGCGTTAATGGCATCAGAAACCGAGAACGATGGTGCAGGAAGATGAACATCGCTGATTTTCGAAACCAACCCATCTCGTCGGCCAGTGGGGAGAGCATACGCGGATCCACCGGACAAAGCAACTCCATCTCGGGTCGCAAGCGCGAGAATGTCTGCACAGGAGACAACGCCTTTGCAGCTCTTCTCGAGTTCAGCTTTTATCTCATCGATTACCTCGAACCCTCTAAGGGTTAAATTTGGAGGAGCTTCTTTCTCTGCCACGTTTTCGCCTTTGCTGTCTAATAGAACAGAAGCGTCACATCCCTGTGAATGGATcacgaaaaataaattatcagATGATTTTAATCTGATCGATTCCCTTATATTTGAGAAATCCTTCCATGTAACGAGTATATGGCATTTATAACATTTTGTCACAAGACTCAAcaaaaagtttattttttttaaagagtaTATTATATCTATGCGCTGTGTGTGTAGAATAACTATTGCCTTGTTACGTACACATGTTACGTGGTTATATTTGTCCTTATGGACACATCCTAAGGTCATGAGACGTCGGGgtttcaccaaaaaataaaaagtacttatatatttcataagaAAAAGAACTTGATTGGAGGTCGTCCTTCATTTGGGACTTTTCAAGAAACATGAGATATGTTACTTGTGAAAACCTAACATCATGGGATTTAATAGTTGATGGATACATATAATTAAGCAGGCatgatttctttaaaaaaaatagaaattaaattaaattatagcTAGAAATCTGAGACCATTGCCTGTTCAGATATATTAGAGATGCATGACCAGTCCCTGAAATAATGGCTCGCGTACACAGGCAAATCCATAATTTAATGCTGGACTACGTACTTAGTCAACttaatcatttaattaagTCTCCATTTTCTAGAAAAGTTTGAGAAGGAGCATATCGAAGAACTATGGAACTTAATAACATACTGtgttaataatttattagatCATGTGAGCTCATAATACAATTCTGACAAATTTCATAGTTTAGCTCCAAATGAGTTAACCAAAGAGCCATATTGGATCCAGAGTCGAGGGTATAGCACACTAGGAATTAGTAAGAAGAGTTCGTGGGTGACTCAAGAAATCGCGTCACCAGTAATTAGTTTGACGCATACGGGGATATGATGAAAATTTGCCATTGACTATCTCAAGATGTGCGAGAAATTATTAAGGGAAGGAGAGTTCTCTTACCCTGACGAAACAGTCGTGGAAATGGAGCCGAAGCAGGCCAGCAGGGAGAGATGGGTCCTGGCTAACCCGCTCCTTCATGATCTTCTTCACTAGGAACTCGGCCTGTTGGCATGAGTTCCGGTAGAAGTGAACCTCCAACTGACTCGCCAGGGTCGTAGCATTCAACAAGAAAGCGACTCCAAGCAGTGCAAGAAGAGATTGAATAAGAAATTGAGCTTCCATTTGAGAGAAATGACCTAACAAATGAATCCCCTCGATCTCAGAATTGATTTTGATGGAGTTGGTAGTGACGAGAGAAATGCCCATCTCgtcatatatgtatacatacatatatatatgtgtgtgtgtgcagTCTTGGCCATGCACATTTTTTGATGTAAATGTAGGAAGTCTCAGGAacattcaaaaaattatagattAATACTGTGAAATTATCGAAGCAAATTAACAGATGGCCAGCGGGGTCTTCGTCTTATTTTTCTCGCTGATAATTAATTCTCGTCGAAATAATCCCGCGGTTTGTAAGTTTTGGCTGTGAAGCTACCGGCACATGGAGCTAGCGaggcaattaattaattgtaccCAGACATATATGTAGATTACCAGCACGAAATCTGTCCAAGGAAAAAGATCTCTTCCATACTATATGGATAACTATATATTCggctatatgtatatatacaccatACGATCAGTAATTACCATCCAATTGTGcaagtatattatata
The sequence above is drawn from the Punica granatum isolate Tunisia-2019 chromosome 5, ASM765513v2, whole genome shotgun sequence genome and encodes:
- the LOC116209011 gene encoding peroxidase 57-like encodes the protein MYVYIYDEMGISLVTTNSIKINSEIEGIHLLGHFSQMEAQFLIQSLLALLGVAFLLNATTLASQLEVHFYRNSCQQAEFLVKKIMKERVSQDPSLPAGLLRLHFHDCFVRGCDASVLLDSKGENVAEKEAPPNLTLRGFEVIDEIKAELEKSCKGVVSCADILALATRDGVALSGGSAYALPTGRRDGLVSKISDVHLPAPSFSVSDAINAFQSINMTLQELTTLLGAHALGFCHCGFFVERLYNFKGTGQPDPNIDPSFLQTLRKKCPPPGPVAFNFSTDPTVFMTPSSGTPFRLDSSFFKGVIEEQAILQLDQELGFTDLTRKIAADYVNRPHVFRRKFAKAMIKLGSVGVLRGREGEIRENCRRVNTGNALN